The stretch of DNA atgatcacggatgaactgaactAAACTGAACAGTTCAGTAAAtttcccgtcttaagttctaataatagttttacaaattaactaaaagtagcagtttactcacgtatattaatggagaaaagctctactagtttcgagtcacaaaacAAACGCTACGCGACGTCgcgtcgccgcgtctacgcacgctgcttatgatgaagagtccctctatgactcgaaactagtagagtgttctccattaatgtacgtgattaaaccgtgatttttagttagctttgtatgtttcacgatagttattataaagttatAGAAATTCTTTGTAGACGATAGACAGAAACCGATAATAAGCTTTGCTTTGCCCCAAATACTTGTTTCAAACTATTTTTCAATCTACTTACCGCAAATCTAAGAACAATTTGTCCAGGGGTCTTGTTGTACTTAGCAGCAATGGCTCCGAGGGTTGGGTCATCGTATCTTGGAGGAGGAGCATCAGGTTTGCTGCGGGAGACCAGGAATCCGAAGGGACTGTACGCCATCACAGCTATGTTGTGAGACATGCAGTGCTGGACCAGTGGTTCTTGGGTGAGAGTGGGGTTTACCTGGAATAAAATAGATAGGAGATTAAATATGGAGATATAAGGACCTATGTAGTGTAATAGGCTTCAAGGCATTTATTAACGCATTTCTTATTGACTTTAATAGCATGAAAATCTGATATTAActtctcatttatttaaatgagaaaaagagaaataaaaaaaaagaaaaaaggtagTTAACGaactaatttagtttttttttatggatataACATAAAGTTTGGAATTGCTCCCGATATTGCTTTTAAAAgcagaaaaaatatcaaataagttcaattaaatataatagtttttagGAAACATTCAACCTAAGCGAACAATGTCAGAAACTCTGTCTATCTGAAGTCAAAGAcgaatcatttattccaattaaacaatagatacttttaaaacatcaataaagaaagaaataaataatctgtcagtctgtccatctgTGAAACTACACGCTCGTTTCAAattgtagcttcaaatggagaagaacgagcaagaaactctataagTTCTGAGGTCCAGTAAAGACCAAAAATTAAAGAGACCAATTTAAAAATTCTCCATACAAACCTCAAACTCATTAACAGCAGGCGGTACATTGCTGTTGGCAAGCAGTCTGTCAATCTGTGCAATGTTGAAGTTGGACACTCCGATGGATGTGGCCAGACCAAGCTTCTTCGCTTCCTCCATACCCTTCCACGTGTCTAAGTAGTCGATATTGTCTGGGGATCCGTCTTCCTGTAATTATTGAAAACGTTATGTAAGAATTAGCTGTAACtatataggttgttgatgtatTGGTAATGAGAATTAAGTACGGGAGAGCTATGTTTttgcacaaatgggccggctcgactggtgTAATACtaacggcctcatagaaaactgatgtgaaacaacgcttgcgttgtgtgagtgaggttaccggaggcccaattacgcccCTTTCCCAATATACCCTGATTCAGAACCctcaaaaaggccggcaacgcactagtaacccttctggtgtttcgagtgtccatgggcgccggagattgctcaccatcaggtgtttcgtctgctcgattactggcttgtatcataaaaaaaaacgatttttataGCAGTAATCTACAATGTGAAAAACCACAAAAACTATAAACTAAACTACTCATCCAACCGAGATGCAATGTGAGATTAGCTTAAAGTTGAAGCATGTGTGTCAAGCCAGCATTctaacagttttattaaaatggggactaattatttaaatatttataaccatATTTTCACATATACGACATACATTTAAATTGGCATTCAATATATTCCATGACTCAACGACTGTAATTATAGatgcaattttaattaaaacgtaattATTCAGTTTCCATGCAGTATCTAAGTCATGCAGTTGCGATGTCCCGATATGAACCaagaatgttttaattacacactagattgtaattaaatatgtgCTGTACGATGTATcgaagattattattaatactgagttgaaaatataggtaagtattaCACATCAACAGTCTGGCGATCGACTATGggcaatgcaacgtcacgccttttatacccgaagcggtaggcagtggtgcacattacagtatagtgacattacgtgccgtaatgtgcatcgcTGCTTactccttcgaggataaaaggcgtgacgttgcttaatTAATATCACACATCGACAGTCTGCGATCTATGTACATAATGATATGCCAGCCACGCAAaccaaagttaaaattaaattgcaaGGAGGCATTTGGTTTTACAGTTAACCGGgattccggctcaaagcaggaggaggaacggtgtggttttagtcagtaagagtctgacactccctcccgcctcgcccaaggcgggagaagtcattggatgattttccccctcaaaaaaaaaaggaggcCGGCGCGTCTCAGGAACATTTGGTTTCATCACCTCGTTACTTTCTCTTTTACTTCGATATTTTTTCTCTTAAGTAAATTCTAGTCTATTCGATTAGAAATAACATTACTCTTTACCAAAACAAATTGTGCCACACTGTTACCTAACCACTCTTCTGTCAATCTAGGACCCACCTTATACTCGTAGAACTCTTCTATAGATCTACcataattatttagaaataattgaCATAATGTTACGTTATATCCTTACCTTAGTAGCGATGGGGAAGTGAATGAGGTAGAGGTCGACGTACTCCAAACCCAGCCTGGTGAGGGACTCCTTCAGAGCGGGCACCACCTGGTCGCGAGCATGCTTGTCGTTCCATAGCTGAAAGAGAGAGATAGATGCtttttaatctataatataaccataaatcgctaaatgtgttgctaagtttaagtgtgggagagccatccttcggcacgaatgcgccggctcgaccggagtgacatcACGGcttcaatacacaaaaaaacacaaaacaatgcttgcgttgtttcacgatgCCCGATTCCCTCCCTCCCAATctttcaatccccgattcctgttgctggcaacgcacttgtaacgcctctggtgttttaactttcaagagtccatgggcggcggcgattgcttaccatcaggtaatacgtctgcccgtttaccggcgagtaccataaaaaagctcaagtctcgagaacagctgaaccaatttatattattatagatacaTATTTCACTTGATTCGGACATCGAACCCGAGGTCAAACAAGATAAAGTCTGGCATTCATGCCCGCgctattattatgaataaagaATCACACATAAGTgatactttctttttttaatgggacaagcccactCTCcaataccgctgcaactcctgtaagcgaggatctacagtagatacaaccatgaaaacaccggaacactgaagtcccagggacatgaatgactgtcttggatcccgcaacgaaataaatcagaaaatattattagaggagaagaaaaagaaaacgatagttttgaCTTCCCTCGGAAaatttagaatagaatagaatagtcaTTTATTTCTGAGTATATGGTATACATCGagatcttaatataatataaatagtttcacATACACTACCGTTGTCGGTGTAGAAATATTAAttctttatgaataaaataacattatggtattaaattcaacattttgGTATTTAAACAATTATCTATACCTATATCATATTAGAAATTACAATTAGTcttcatattaaattattatctatactaatattataaagttgaagagtttgtttgtttgtttgtttgaaagcgctaatctccagaactactggtccgatttgaataattatttttgtgtttaatggtgtatttatcgaggaaggctataaaacatcacgctatgaccaataggagcaaagcagagcgggtgaaaccgcgcggaagtagctagtattaaataataataacaaaaaaatatttaatgacacTTACCTTAGTAGTGATAAACAGCTGGTCCCTGGTAACGATTCCCTTGGCTATGGCATCAGCGATGCCCTGTCCGACCTGCTCCTCATCTCCATACACAGCTGCAGTGTCGATGTGACGGTAGCCAGCCTCGATAGCCCAGAACACCGCGTTGCGGACATCGTCTAATGTGTCCGTCTGAAATATAAAGagaaatcataattaaaaaaggcagaggtgctcattacgacacgtaatgccgctatacaatgtacactcacatttcaccatttgtgttataagtcccatgtaatacggggtgaacctattgccatatactggacacaattccagactccgtgctactactgagaaatttttcgaaaaaccgaaaatagcccagtaatactttgcccaacccgggaatcgaacccgaaaccccttgtccgcacttgcgaccactcgaccaacgaggcaacgAATCAAATTTTTTTTCGGAATAAGCCAACGAGTCTCATCAAACTATTACAACTCCtgtacaccaggatctacagcagCAGCcaactaaaaaaacatcgaaacTATGAAGTAGGACGCACTCTGAGGATTTCCTCAGAATCACCTGGAAGATAGCTGTTCACATGAACAGACAATATGTTAGCAAGACGATATAGTATGGTACCTAATCCGATTCTGAAAATTTTTCGTAGGTTATAAAATCTGGTGGACAATGGGACTAATGATCCCAGGATTAAAATGTCGTAGTTCATATCAGCATTTGGATATTCATAAGCATTATTGAAAATCATTCGTATTCCaggatttgtagcaattggcgttccattgtctctgcctacccgtatgggagacaggtgtgaggctATTTATGTATTGAACACGATTATTAATGGTTTAAAGGAATTCTAATTTTACCTCTTTAGCGGTACCTCTGCCAGTGCCCAAGGCAAGCATGGGCATTTTGTTGCCATCGTTGAGTAGCACGCAAGTTGGCTGCGCAGCTAATACCACCTGGAagataaaatcatcatcatcatcaccgttctcataaacataattagcattaacaacaaaaacaaaaaaccgtCATAGTCCACTGCTGACAgtagcctcctctacataaaaaGTTTTGCCTTAATTTCCGCAGCTCCCgaaccggagctgcagacaTCCTTCAGAATTTAACCTGAAGATATCCTTCAGGGTTGACACAGGGGTCTTCTTTTTTtacatactaaaatatattcatCGCATAGtttctgcggactacctagcgggctaccgACTCGAAAGACAGGAATAGGGAAGGGATGgcggtttagtcagtaagaatctgacactcccttttgcttcacccaaggcgggagaagacattggatgataatgccctcaaaaataaagaaatctcCATAGTTGACAGTTGGAGATCGCAGCTTAAACGgttcaggtttattagagaGCAATTCTGCCTGGTCTTTGGTAAATGTTTCGGCatcaatatcatcatcattcGCAACAACACATAGGTAAGCCTCTTCTACATGAATAcgaattaattcattttaattctCCGCACACACAGATGTTGAAAAAAAACAAGCCTGGTTTCATTGTGAgatcttttaaataaacttacagTGTCTTTTTAAGCACCTAAgcagaattttaatttttaaaccaaTAGATTTCGCACGTAGGTAGTGTAACATACAGATCTAtcctattaaaataagatttctGAGAATGAATAGCAATATAGTGAAAGAGCAAGATTGAGGACAATGTCAATATATTCTACTTAGCTATCATGATACGTCATCTATCACATTTTTTATCCACATCCAACGCTTTAATTAAGGTTTGCCATCGAACCATGGAGCGCAGTATCTAACCCTAGCAGTCTGCTTAGCGGGCAGAAACTCCATGCTGCGCTCCAAAACTCAAATCGCTGATTAAAAATGACGAAGGGAACGTAGGCCTAAAAAAAatgaggcctttgccctgcagtgggacgaccatgactaaaaataaaaatgccttAATGACAGATATTCTATGCAGAGACGAAACCAACAAATCAAATACCACAAAAAAACAGGTCCAttcttaattaatgtttgacttcatcaattaatatttagatttaaattttaacattatctataaaaataaatctctcATCTTAACCTTATCATTTATTTACGAGTCGATTCAAGGaaggttatattattatgatgacgCTTCGGATGTCGCAATCATTGCTTAATCCGATCCAAATCTTAAGGTTAAACAATGCAGATGATGACGTGTGTGACAAATTAAATGAACACCGGTGAATGGAGGCTACGGACCGAACTTAGAATTAATTTTTTGAACAATCTAGAACAAATAAAACTACGGTTAGATGGATTAAGGAGCGTCGCACATCCTCACATTTGCCCTCGTTCACGACTCAGCGCCAATGTCGCATTGACATTAAAAGTCCACAACAGTCTAAGTTCTTTGCTGGACCATGTCTCTATAGACATACTTCAACGGGAGTGTAGGCCTATAGCGAATAGCGGTAGAATAGGCCTATAGCGAATAGCGGTAGAATAGGCCTATAGCGAATAGCGGTAGAATAGGCCTATAGCGAATAGCGGTAGGTGAGTTTAAGACCGTAGTTTATGGGAAAAGTGATCGGAAGTGTAAACCACGTCTGGGGAAGTAGAGTTAGTAGATAAGTTAGGGACCACAAGTCATGTGGTCCcagattgatttttttattcactcataaaaatagtgacatttagattatttaaaatcagtctcctttgatataagtttaatttaagcTTTAACCGATATTTATTGGATAGAGGTGTAGTcttgtgtatgttttttttttcatttcacgGACTCCTTTTTGTCTTCTGCGGACCATTAGTGGTCCACGGACCACCGGTTGGGAACCACTCATCTAGGTAGAGTGAATACAAACAATCTATAAGATGGCTGGTATTCACTGGACGCTAGCTAAAGACCGAGTTCGGTAGCGTGCTTTGGAGAAGCTTATTTTGAGCAATGAATAGAAAAAGTGATGATGACAATTGATCAAAATAGTTGAAAGAAGTTGTCATTGCCTTAGTGAAAAGAAATgaagtgaatttattttgtaaacatagaCTACAAAAGAGCAGATTTACACgtaaaagttaattataaaagaaatctaAATGAGATCTCAGGATCGATTAAAATTCGAAGTAAGTAAATTATGAGTTGGACCTCTCCTACTGGTGAATTAATCTGACTACTTACTTCACTCTTCtataactataattaaa from Spodoptera frugiperda isolate SF20-4 chromosome 11, AGI-APGP_CSIRO_Sfru_2.0, whole genome shotgun sequence encodes:
- the LOC118275146 gene encoding aldo-keto reductase AKR2E4; its protein translation is MRVLGLLFFGLNVVLAAQPTCVLLNDGNKMPMLALGTGRGTAKETDTLDDVRNAVFWAIEAGYRHIDTAAVYGDEEQVGQGIADAIAKGIVTRDQLFITTKLWNDKHARDQVVPALKESLTRLGLEYVDLYLIHFPIATKEDGSPDNIDYLDTWKGMEEAKKLGLATSIGVSNFNIAQIDRLLANSNVPPAVNEFEVNPTLTQEPLVQHCMSHNIAVMAYSPFGFLVSRSKPDAPPPRYDDPTLGAIAAKYNKTPGQIVLRFAIERGLTPIPKSTNQKRIAENINIFDFELTADEIATIANFNKNVRVIEIDSWKDYPNYPF